Within Streptomyces albofaciens JCM 4342, the genomic segment CCTTGGTCCAGCCGCGGGACGCGTTGTGCGCGGCCCAGCGCGCGCCGGGGCGCCAGTCGTCGGAGTCCTGCGCGCGGGTGTACAGGACGACGGAGGAGTCGTGCTGGTCCACGCCCTGCCCGGTGACGACGAGCACCTGCCGGGAGTCCGCCGGGATCTGCTTGCGGGCGGCGTCGCTCAGGCCCGGGATCGCGCGCGGCGCGGGCGCCCCCGCGTGCCCCGCGGCGGCGTGCGCGGGCACCTCCGGCGCCGAGGGGGCCGGGCGGGCCTGCTCGGAGCGGTGGCCGTCGTGGTCGTCGCCCGAGGCGGGCCAGGCCCACAGCGCGGTGCCCACCAGCGTGGTCAGGGCGAGGCCGCTCACGGCCTTGCCGCGACGGGTCATCCTTATTCGCGTACCGCGTTGCTGGGCGTGGCGGGCAGCCATGTTCGTGGCGTCTCCTCGCCCGTCGGCTCCGGGCCGGTGGGCTGTCGTAGGCATAAAACGGGCAATCCGCACCCTACACCGTCCACGGAAACGCCCGGCCCCGCACCTCGCGTCTTCATGCGTCACGCCCGCCCAATGGCCGAAAGAGACGGGACCATTGGCCGGAATGGTGAGGTCCGAGGGCCTGGAGGGATGGAGGTGGCGGCCGGTCAGCTCTCCAGTGCCTGTCCCTGCCGCGCCGTCAGCGTCGCGCCCACCGCGACCGTCACCGCTCCCGTCAGCCCGGCCAGCAGGACCGCCGCGTGCCCCGCGAACGTACAGGCCAGGACCAGCACGGAGGACACCGGCAGCACCAGCTGCTGGGCCAGGTTGCGCTTCTGGTGGCGGGAGTGGATCAGCCACACGGTGAACAGGAACAGCGCGGCGGGGACGGTGACGGCCGCGGACGCCGCGAAGCCGGAGAGGTGCGCCTTGCCGACCGCCTCCTCCACCGCCACCTCGATGCCCGCGCCGATGGCCGCCGCCGAGCCGAAGACCAGGTAGTGGCCGTAACCCCAGAGGAACGCCTGCCGGTTGGAGGCGAGGTGGAGATGGATGGGAACCGCGAAGTAGATCCAGTACGCGGCGAAGATCAGCAGCAGGCCGCCCGCCGCGATGGGCAGCAGATCACCCAGCGCGTCCTGCTCGTCCACCGCGGACTGCACCGCCACCGTGGCGGCGGAGACCGTCTCGCCGAGCACGATGATGACGAACAGGCCGTACCGCTCGGCGATGTGGTGCGGGTGCCAGGAGGTCTGGTGGCCGCGCTCGGCCAGCGTGGGTACGGCCATCTCCGCGACCGCCAGCACCAGGAACACCCACGGCCGGGCGGTGTCCGGCGACAGCAGCAGCACCAGCCAGCCGAACTGGCACAGCGTCACCCCGGCGGCGTAGCGCAGCGCGGTGGTCCGCTCCGGGCCGGTGCTGTTGCGCGCGGCCCGCAGCCACTGCGCCACCAGCGCGAGCCGCATCACCAGGTAGCCGAACCACACCACCGCGAAGTCGCCGTCGAAGGCCCGTGGCACGCTGGCCGCCAGGATCAGCACGCCCGCGATCTGCACGAGCGTCACCACTCGGTACAGCGCGTCGTCGGTGTCGTACGCGGACGAGAACCACGAGAAGTTCACCCACGCCCACCACACGGCGAAGAACAGCATCAGGTAGCCGGGGATGCCGTGCCCCGGGTGCCCCTCCGCGAGCGCGTGCACGAGCTGCCGGCCGGCCTGCGCGACGGCCACGACGAAGCACAGGTCGAAGAAGAGCTCCAGCGGGGTGGCGGCGCGGTGCGTCTCGGAACGGCCGCGCGCCTGCATACGGGCCATCACGGGCGGGCCGTTCCGTGCCTCTGGTGCGTCCGGTACCTCTGACGCGCCGAGTGTCTCTGGTGCGTCCAGTGCATGTGGTGCTCCTCGTTCCCGTCCGCTTCGGGGGCCGCGTACCCGTGCCGCGTACCAGTACAGCCCGCCGTGGCCGGGAAGCGGCACGAGACGCGCGGGGGTCCCCCGGGCGGGTCTGAAGGCGGCCGGGAACCTCTCGTGGGTAACGCGCGTTATCCGTACGGCGTTTCCGGGGGATCCGGCGTGCGCCCCGCCCTCTTCCCCGGCCGTCGATCCCGGCCTGGTGCGGCCTTTTCCGGCCCTGCCGCGACCGGTCCGGGTCTCGCCCATACGTCCGTTACATGATCAAATGCTACGTATGAGCGATAGCGCGCGTGACACCGTACTGGCCCCGCTCGACGCCCGCATGGCGGACCTCGAATCCCTCTACGAAGACCTCCACCGCCACCCCGAACTGGGCTTCCAGGAATCCCGCACGTCCGCCGAGGCGGCCCGCCGCCTGACCTCGTACGGCTACGAGGTCACCACCGGCATCGGCCGGACCGGCGTCGTCGGCGTGCTGCGCAACGGCCCCGGCCCGGTCGTCCTGCTGCGGGCCGACATGGACGCCCTGCCCGTCACCGAACGCACCGGCCTGCCGTACGCCTCCACCGTCCCCGGCGTGATGCACGCCTGCGGCCACGACGTGCACGTCACCTGTCTGGCGGGCGCCGCCGACCTGCTCGCGGCGGGGCGGGAGCACTGGTCCGGCACCCTGGTGGTGCTCTTCCAGCCCGCCGAGGAGGTCGGCGACGGGGCGCGGGCAATGGTCGAGGACGGACTGTTCGGGGAGGGGCACGGTGCCATTCCCACCCCCGACGTGGTGCTCGCCCAGCACGTCGCGCCGTTCGGCGCCGGGCTGATCGCGTACGCGCACGACGCCTGCATGGCGGCCTCGGACAGCCTGAAGATCACCTTTCATGGCACCGGCGGCCACGGCTCCCGCCCCGAGACGGCCGTCGACCCGATCCTGATGGCCGCCGCCTTCGTCCAGCGCCTCCAGTCCGTCGTCGCCCGGGAGATCGCGGCCAAGGACCGGGCCGTCGTCACCGTCGGCTCCTTCCAGGCCGGGGACGCCCCCAACGTCATCCCCGACCAGGCCGTGGTGCAGCTCAGCGTCCGTACCTTCGACGAGCACATCCGCACCCAGGTGCTGGCGGCCGTCGACCGCATCGCCAGGGCCGAGGCCGCCGCCTCCGGCGCGCCGCGGGAGCCGGAGACCGAGGTACTGAACACGTTCCCCGTCACCCGCAACGACGACCGGACGCTGGAGCAGGTCAACGCGGCCTTCACCGACCACTTCGGCGCACCGCGGCTGTTCGCCTACGAACCGGCCGCCGGCAGCGAGGACGCCGGCCTGATCGCCACGGCTGCCGACGCGCCGCTCTACTACTGGTGGCTGGGCGGCTGGGATCCCGACGAGTTCCGCACCGCCATGGCCTCCGGCCGCCTCGCCCAGGACATCCCCTCGAACCACTCGCCGCACTTCGCGCCGGTGCGCCAGCCGACACTGACCATGGGCGTCGAGGCCCTCACCGTGGCGGCCCTGAGCCGTTTGAATCCGGCCGGTGGGCCCGGGGCGGACCGCACGTAGGCAACGGCCGCCCGTGGCCCGGCGGTTCGCGGCGCAGCCGGACGCTTGACCTTGCCCTTGACCTTGCCCTTGGGGGAAGACCCAGGCTCGGAGCAGCGGGGAGACATCCCCGTACGAGGAGGGTGAACGGGTGGGTCAGGAAACGGACGGAGTACCACCGGGTCATGGGGCGCTGCTGGGTGATGGCGCGTTGCTGGGTGACGGGGAGTTGGCGGGCGATGGGAAGTCGCTGGGCAATCATCAGCTGCCGGGGCGTGGTGAACTGCTGAGTATCGGGGCGTTCGCCAGGGCTTCGCGGCTCTCGCCGAAGGCGCTGCGGCTGTACGACGAGCTGGGGCTGCTGCCGCCCGCGCAGGTCGATCCCGTCAACGGGTACCGCCGTTACCGCATCGCCCAGTTGGAGCGGGCGCGGCTGGTCGCCTGGCTGCGGCAGCTCGGTATGCCGCTGGCCCGTATACGGGACGTGTGCGAGCTGGCGCCGGGACCGGCCGCCGAAGCGGTGGCGGCGTACTGGGCGCGGACCGAGGCCGACACCGCCGCCCGCCGTGAGCTGGCCGCCTTCCTCGTGAACCACCTGAGAGGGAAGGGCACGAGCATGGACACGCACACGGGGCGGACACCGGCGGGGCAGCCGCGGGCGCGGCGCCGCCTGGAGATCCGTTACGCGGCACTGTCGGACACCGGGCTGGTCCGGGAGAGCAACCAGGACACGGCGTACGCGGGCGAGCGGCTGCTGGCCGTCGCCGACGGGTTCGGCGGGGCCGGGGCGTCCGCCGGGGCCGCGGCGGTCGCAGCGCTGCGCGGCCTGGAGGACTTCGACGGCGGGGCACTGCGGCCCGGCGACCTGCTGAACGCGCTGGCGGACGCGGCCCGGGAGGCGAACCGGTCGGTGGGGGAGGTGGTGGCGGCCGGTTCCGGTACCGGTTCCGGCTCTGATACCGGTTCCGGTTCTGGTGCCGGTGCTGGCACGGACCACGCCGGCACCACCTTGACCGCCCTGCTCTGGACCGGTTCCCACCTCGCCCTCGCCCACGTGGGGGACTCCCGTGCCTACCTGCTGCGCGACGGCGGGCTGTTGCAGATCACGCACGACCACACCCACGTATGGTCCCTCGTCGAGGAGGGGCGGCTGACTCCCGAAGAGGCCGAGTCGCACCCGCAACGCGCGCTCCTGGTACGGGCCCTGGACGGTGGTACCGACTGTGAGCCCGAGGTGGGACTGCACGAGGCCCGCCCCGGGGACCGCTACCTACTGTGCTCCGACGGCCTGTCGGGAGTGGTGCCCGCCGACGCCGTACGGGACGTCCTGGCCGGGGCGTCGGACCCCGGCCAGGCCGTACGGGACCTGGTGGCGCTGGCCCATGAGGCGGGGGCGCCGGACAACGTGAGCTGTGTGGTGGCGGACGTGTCGGTGCCCGGGTAGCAGGGGGCCAGCGCCGGGGGCTGCTCTTGGGACGTCGCTCAGGCGAGTCCCTTGAGCATGCCCTTGAAGTACAGCTGCGGCAGCCCGTACCGCTTCAGGAACCACATGTCCGTCCGCTCCTTCGTCGTGTCGATGAACGGGATGGACGGCGCGGGCTTCAGGTCGTAGTCGAACTCGGCCAGCAGCATCTTGTGGCGGGCGGTCACCAGCGGGCAGGAGGTGTAGCCGTCGTAGCGGGCGGTGGCGGACCGTCCGCGCAGCCCGGCGCGCAGGTTGGCGACGACGACCGGGGCCTGCTTGCGGATCGCGGCGCCCGTCTTGGACGTCGGCAGGTTGGCCACGTCACCGATCGCGAACACCTCGGGGAAGTCCGGGTTCTGGAGCGTCTCCCGGTCGGCCTTGGCGTAGCCGAAGGGGGAGGCCGGATCGGCGAGCGGGCTGTCCGCCACCCACTGCGGCGCACGCTGCGGCGGTACGGCGTGCAGCAGGTCGTAGCGGATCGTCTCCTTCTCGCCGGTCGCGTGGTCGACGATTTCCGCCTCCCGCGCGGCGCCGTCCACCTGCGTCAGCTCCGACTGGAGGCGCACCTCGATGCCGTACCGCCGCGCCGTCTCCTCCAGCGCCCGGTTGAAGACCGGCACCTTGAACATGGCGGGCTCGGGCAGCACCAGGATCGTACGGACGCGGCCCAGCACCCCGCGCTTGCGCCAGTGGTCGGCGGCGAGGTACGCGATCTTCTGCGGCGCGCCGCCGCACTTCACCGGCCCGGACGGCATCGTGAACAGCGCCGTACCGCGCTTGGTGCGCCGGATGAAGTCCCAGGTCAGCGGGGCCAGATCGGGCCGGTAGTTGCTGGAGACGCCGCCGTGGCCGAGGGCCTGCGCCAGGCCCGGTATGCCGTCCCAGTCGAGGGACAGCCCGGGGGCGAGCACCAGCCGGTCGTAGGAGATCGTCCGCCCCGACGCGGTGCCGACCGTCCGCGCGGCAGGGTCGACCGAGGCGGCGGACTCGCGCAGCCAGCGCACGCCGGGCGGCATGACCTCCGCCTCCGTGCGCAACGCGGCCCGCAGCGGCGCCTGCCCGCCGCCGACCAGCGTCCACAGCGGCTGGTACCAGTGCGTCTCGGAGGGTTCCAGCACCGCGATGTCGCGCAGTCCGGCGCGGCGCAGCCGGGCGGCGACGGTGATGCCCGCGGTACCGCCGCCGATGATGACGATCTGGTGGTGCGACGAGGCGGGGGTCATAGGGGGTTTCCTCCTGGGGGTCGAGGACGGGGACCGGGGGATTGTGCCCCGGTGGCTATAAGCGGGGAATGCTGGTGACCGCCATCGATATGGCGAGGACCGTGACCAGCGACGCGAACGCCGTGGACAGGGCCTGTGGCCGCACCCGGGCGGCCAGCCGGTTGCCGAGCCAGCTGCCGAGCGCGGCGCAGGCGGCGAAGGAGGCCAGCAGCGGCCAGTCCAGACCGCCGGCCCCGGCCCGGGTGGCGAAGGCCGTGACGGAGTTGACGAGGATGACGAGGAGGGACGTACCGACGGCGACCGGCATCTCCAGGCCGAGGACGAGCGTCAGCGCCGGTACGACGACGAAGCCGCCGCCGACACCGAAGAAGCCGGTCAGCAGGCCGACGGCGGTGGCGGTCGCGCCGATGCGCAGGGCGGGGGCCAGGCGGGTGGCGGGCGTTGGGGTCGGGGGCGGAGCGGGGGTCGGAGCTGGGGTCGGAGAGGGGATTGGAGAGGGGATCGGGGAGCGGTGGGGGACGGGCCGTGTCTTTTTTCGTGCGGCTGGAGGCTCTCCCTCCTGTACGGCTGGGGGCTCTCCCTCCTGTACGGCTGACGGCTCTCCCTCCTGTACGGCTGAGGGCTCTCCCTCCTGTGCGGCGGGGTGCGCCAACTCCTGTTCGGTCGGGCTCGCTTTCTTCCGCTCAGTCGGGCTCGCTTTGTCCCGTTCGGTCGGGCTCGCTTTCTCCCGTTCGGTCGGGCGTGCCTTCTCCCGCTCGCGCCAGGTCCGTACGAGCATCACGGCCGCCACCGCCAGCATCAGCCCGGCGAACGCGGTCATCAGGACCGTCGGGTCCAGGGCCGCGCTCCAGCGCGAGCCCAGGTACGTACCGGCGGTGCCCAGCCCGCCGAAGGCCGCTCCCGCCGCCCAGCGGACCCGGCCGGCGCGGGCGTGGCAGGCCAGGCCGGAGGCCGCGCCGATGCCGACCACGACGAGCGCGCCCGCCGTTGCCTCGTGCGGCGACTGGTGCAGGAGGTAGACCAGCGCCGGTACGGCGAGGATCGACCCGCCGCCACCGAGCGCGCCCAGCAGCAGCCCGATGACCAGTCCGCAGGGCAGTGCCGTCACGGCTAGCAACGGCATGGCGCCTGACGGGGCGTTCGCGGCCCAGCCCCCGCCCTCATGACGGACACGACGCCCGGGGCGCGAGTTCGACCGCCCGGCTGTCGCCGGTCCACTCGGCGACGAAG encodes:
- a CDS encoding low temperature requirement protein A yields the protein MARMQARGRSETHRAATPLELFFDLCFVVAVAQAGRQLVHALAEGHPGHGIPGYLMLFFAVWWAWVNFSWFSSAYDTDDALYRVVTLVQIAGVLILAASVPRAFDGDFAVVWFGYLVMRLALVAQWLRAARNSTGPERTTALRYAAGVTLCQFGWLVLLLSPDTARPWVFLVLAVAEMAVPTLAERGHQTSWHPHHIAERYGLFVIIVLGETVSAATVAVQSAVDEQDALGDLLPIAAGGLLLIFAAYWIYFAVPIHLHLASNRQAFLWGYGHYLVFGSAAAIGAGIEVAVEEAVGKAHLSGFAASAAVTVPAALFLFTVWLIHSRHQKRNLAQQLVLPVSSVLVLACTFAGHAAVLLAGLTGAVTVAVGATLTARQGQALES
- a CDS encoding amidohydrolase, producing MSDSARDTVLAPLDARMADLESLYEDLHRHPELGFQESRTSAEAARRLTSYGYEVTTGIGRTGVVGVLRNGPGPVVLLRADMDALPVTERTGLPYASTVPGVMHACGHDVHVTCLAGAADLLAAGREHWSGTLVVLFQPAEEVGDGARAMVEDGLFGEGHGAIPTPDVVLAQHVAPFGAGLIAYAHDACMAASDSLKITFHGTGGHGSRPETAVDPILMAAAFVQRLQSVVAREIAAKDRAVVTVGSFQAGDAPNVIPDQAVVQLSVRTFDEHIRTQVLAAVDRIARAEAAASGAPREPETEVLNTFPVTRNDDRTLEQVNAAFTDHFGAPRLFAYEPAAGSEDAGLIATAADAPLYYWWLGGWDPDEFRTAMASGRLAQDIPSNHSPHFAPVRQPTLTMGVEALTVAALSRLNPAGGPGADRT
- a CDS encoding MerR family transcriptional regulator; the protein is MPGRGELLSIGAFARASRLSPKALRLYDELGLLPPAQVDPVNGYRRYRIAQLERARLVAWLRQLGMPLARIRDVCELAPGPAAEAVAAYWARTEADTAARRELAAFLVNHLRGKGTSMDTHTGRTPAGQPRARRRLEIRYAALSDTGLVRESNQDTAYAGERLLAVADGFGGAGASAGAAAVAALRGLEDFDGGALRPGDLLNALADAAREANRSVGEVVAAGSGTGSGSDTGSGSGAGAGTDHAGTTLTALLWTGSHLALAHVGDSRAYLLRDGGLLQITHDHTHVWSLVEEGRLTPEEAESHPQRALLVRALDGGTDCEPEVGLHEARPGDRYLLCSDGLSGVVPADAVRDVLAGASDPGQAVRDLVALAHEAGAPDNVSCVVADVSVPG
- a CDS encoding NAD(P)/FAD-dependent oxidoreductase, whose amino-acid sequence is MTPASSHHQIVIIGGGTAGITVAARLRRAGLRDIAVLEPSETHWYQPLWTLVGGGQAPLRAALRTEAEVMPPGVRWLRESAASVDPAARTVGTASGRTISYDRLVLAPGLSLDWDGIPGLAQALGHGGVSSNYRPDLAPLTWDFIRRTKRGTALFTMPSGPVKCGGAPQKIAYLAADHWRKRGVLGRVRTILVLPEPAMFKVPVFNRALEETARRYGIEVRLQSELTQVDGAAREAEIVDHATGEKETIRYDLLHAVPPQRAPQWVADSPLADPASPFGYAKADRETLQNPDFPEVFAIGDVANLPTSKTGAAIRKQAPVVVANLRAGLRGRSATARYDGYTSCPLVTARHKMLLAEFDYDLKPAPSIPFIDTTKERTDMWFLKRYGLPQLYFKGMLKGLA
- a CDS encoding sulfite exporter TauE/SafE family protein, with the protein product MTALPCGLVIGLLLGALGGGGSILAVPALVYLLHQSPHEATAGALVVVGIGAASGLACHARAGRVRWAAGAAFGGLGTAGTYLGSRWSAALDPTVLMTAFAGLMLAVAAVMLVRTWREREKARPTEREKASPTERDKASPTERKKASPTEQELAHPAAQEGEPSAVQEGEPSAVQEGEPPAVQEGEPPAARKKTRPVPHRSPIPSPIPSPTPAPTPAPPPTPTPATRLAPALRIGATATAVGLLTGFFGVGGGFVVVPALTLVLGLEMPVAVGTSLLVILVNSVTAFATRAGAGGLDWPLLASFAACAALGSWLGNRLAARVRPQALSTAFASLVTVLAISMAVTSIPRL